The Dokdonia donghaensis DSW-1 DNA window ATTCTTTTTAGGTTACAGTGGCTGGGGAAGTAAGCAACTTGATCAAGAAATAAGTGAGCACAGTTGGGTTATCACAAAAAATAATTTGTGTAAAGAACTCCTTAAGAGCAATCACCTTGCATTGTGGAGTGATAAGTTGAGAGAACTGGGTGGATCTTATGCATTATGGTCTAATGCTCCTGCAAATCCTCAATATAACTAGCCTAAACGAGCTTTTACGTTTAATTTTTTAAGCAATGCCGCTGCAGTATTTGCTGTATACTGTTTCTTACGGTACTTTGTTATAGGCTGTATACCCTTGATTGTATTTGTTATAAAAAGCTCGTCTGCCTTTTGTAATTCAAATGGTGATATAGAGGCTTCTTCTAGCGTATACTCATCCATAAGCTCTATAATACCCATTAATTGTTTTCTTATAATACCACGTAAACAACCATCGGCAAGCGGTGGAGTTTTTATAGTTGTACCTTTTACAAGAAAGAGATTACCCTGTAATGCCTCTGCAATATTTTTATCACTATTTACAAGCAGGCAGTTATCATAACCATTTTCTTGCGCATAAATACTACCTGTCACGTGCACGATTTTATTAGTCGTTTTAAGTGTAGAAATAAGATCTGCGCTTATATAGTGGTCTTTATATAGCTCTACTTCATATGGAGCATCTTTGAGAAGATAAAATGGTTCTGAGTGCGCTTTCGCGAAAGCGTAAAACCCCACACCTCTCTCTTCTGGGAGATAAGTGCCGCCTCCAGATCTATAGACTGTAATACGTACTCGAGCAGTCTCATTGATTAATCCGGCGGCCTCTATCGTGCTTTTGAGCTGTTCTTCTAGGTACTCTGGTGTAAACTCCATAGGGATATCCATACGCAAGATGCGCATAGAGGCCATAAGCCTGAAGTAGTGATCTTCCCAAAAGAGTAGTTTACCATTTACTGCTTTTATAGTTTCAAAGAGTCCATCACCATAGAGAAAACCTCTATTAAATGGGTCAAGCCTAGCTTCTGTTACTGCCGATATTGTTCCGTTGTGATTAATCATAAAAAAACCGCCTATTGTAAGGCGGTGCAAAGATATTAATTAGACACTAGTTAAACTGAGCCTATTACTTGTTTCAGTTCTGAAATTTGATTTTCCCAAAACATTTTACCTTCATCTATTTCATCCTCTTCGGCATAATCTGTAATCATAAGAGATACATCTTTTGTAATCTCGTCTACTTGAATACGCAACTGGAAGAAATACTCCTCTCCCTCATCATCTAGCCATTGAAATTTTATGTACTCTCCACTCTTTTTACTTAAA harbors:
- a CDS encoding aminotransferase class IV, with the translated sequence MINHNGTISAVTEARLDPFNRGFLYGDGLFETIKAVNGKLLFWEDHYFRLMASMRILRMDIPMEFTPEYLEEQLKSTIEAAGLINETARVRITVYRSGGGTYLPEERGVGFYAFAKAHSEPFYLLKDAPYEVELYKDHYISADLISTLKTTNKIVHVTGSIYAQENGYDNCLLVNSDKNIAEALQGNLFLVKGTTIKTPPLADGCLRGIIRKQLMGIIELMDEYTLEEASISPFELQKADELFITNTIKGIQPITKYRKKQYTANTAAALLKKLNVKARLG
- a CDS encoding START-like domain-containing protein → MSDKKKYVIEFVVRASPSLLYQYMATPSGMSEWFADNVNSRGEFYTFIWDGSEEKAKLLSKKSGEYIKFQWLDDEGEEYFFQLRIQVDEITKDVSLMITDYAEEDEIDEGKMFWENQISELKQVIGSV